From the genome of Streptacidiphilus sp. PB12-B1b:
CCACCGGCAGGTCCAGCGAGGAGGCGGAGTCCACCACCAGCTTGCCGAGACCCGGCAGGCCGAACATGGTCTCGGTGAAGACCGCGCCCGCCATGGTCGTCCCGATGTCCATGGCGGCCATGGTCGCCAGGGTCGGCAGGGCGCCCCGGACGGCGTGCCGGGTGACGATCCGGCGCTCGCTCCAGCCGTAGGCGCGCAGCGTGCGGATGTGGTCCAGGCCGAGGGTCTCCAGCACGCCGGAGCGGGTCAGCCGGGCGTAGGTCGCGGCCGAGACCAGGGCGATGGCCAGCCACGGCAGCAGCAGGTTCTGCGCCCACTGGAGCGGGTCCTCGGTGATCGGGACATAGGTCGGGAAGGGCAGCACCTGGATCCACACGCAGGCCACCACCAGCAGGAACAGGGCCAGGATGAACACCGGGGTGGAGCTGAGGGCGAGCACGGTGAAGGTGGTGGCCCGGTCCCGCAGCGAGCCGGGGCGGCGGGCCGAGTACAGGCCCGCGCCGATGCCCAGCACCAGCCACATGACAGCCGCGCCCAGGGTCAGCGAGACGTCCACCGGCAGCCGCTGCAACAGCATCTGGGTGACCGGCTCGGAGCTCTGGTACGAGTAGCCGAGGCAGGGCGCCGAGCACCAGACCGTGGTCGGACCGGTGTTGAAGCTGTGGCCGCCGACCAGGGTGGTCAGGAACGTCCAGTACTGCTCGTAGATCGGCCGGTCGGTGCCCAACGAGTGCCGCACCGCCTGGAGTTGGGCGGCGGTGCAGCCCTTGCCGCAGGCGAGGACGGCCGGGTCGCCGGGGATCAGGTAGAACACCACGTAGACGACGGCGGACAGGGCGAGCAGCACGCCGAGCGCGCCGAACAGCCGGCGCAGCAGGAAGGAGGTCATCGTCCGGCCTCCTCGGCCGGGTTGGTGCGGTCGGCCGCCGTGGTGCGGTCGGCATCGGTGGCGCGGGCCTTGGCGGTGCGGACGCGGCCGGTGGTGCGGACCTTGGTGGTACGGGCGGCCCTGGGGTCGAGCGCGACCCGCAGCGACTCGCCGAGCGCGGTGAAGGCGAGCACGCACAGCAGCAGGGTGAGCGCCGGGATGAGCACGTAGGTGGGGTCCACCTGGAACCAGGTGGTGGCTCCGGAGAGCATCTGCCCCCAGGAGGGCGTCGGCGGCCGGACGCCCAGGCCGAGGAACGACAGCCCGGCCTCGGCCACCATGTTGCCGGGCAGCGCCAGCGCGGTGTAGGTGACGACCGGCGCGACCAGCCCGGGCAGGATCTCCCGGCGGGCGATCCACCAGGTGCCCGCGCCGGTGAGCAGCGCGGCCGAGACGTACTCGCGTTCGCGCAGCACCATCGTCTCGGCGCGCACGATCCGGGCGGTGGAGGCCCAGCCGAAGACGGCCAGGATGATGCAGAGCAGCAGCGGCCTCGGGAAGGAGGCGGGGACGACCGCGAGCAGCGCGATCGAGAAGAACAGGCTGGGCAGCGACAGCGCCAGGTCGGTGAACCTGCTGAGCAGGGCGTCCAGGCGGCGTCCGGCGAGCCCGGCGGACAGGCCCACCAGCAGGCCGAGCAGCAGTTGGCCGAGTGTGGCCCCGGCGGCGACGGACAGCGAGATCCGGGCGCCGTAGACCAGTCGGGCGAACAGGTCGCGGCCGGTGGTGGGCTCCACGCCGAGCCAGTGGTGGCTGCTGATGCCGCCGAAGCTGCCGAGCGGGCTGCCGCCGGTGACCGAGTTCAACAGCTCGTCGTGGTAGGTGTCCGGGTCCTGGCCTTCGAGGCCGGCCAGCCAGGGTGCGGCCAGGGCGGCGAGGACGAGCAGCGCGACCGCGACCAGGGCGACGCGCGAGCCGGGGCGGGACCAGAGTCGGCGCAGCACGGCGGCGGCGCCGCCCGCCGGGCGGTTGCCCGGCGGGACGGCGTCGGCGGGTGCGACACCTGACGGAATGTCAGGAATGACAGTCATCTGACGATGGCTCACTTCACCGAGACGGAAGCGATGTCGTACCAGCCGCGCCACTGGTCGACGTAGGTGTTCTTCACGTGCGAGCCGTAGAGCACCTGGTCGACGCCGGTGTAGAGGGGCACGGTCAGCGCCAGCTTGCCGAGCTGGGCGTCCAGGTCGCCCCACTGCTGCTGCGCGGTGGCATAGTCGGTGATCTTGTTGATCTTGTCGATCTGGGCGTTCACCGCCGGGTCGTTGTACTGGGCGAGGTTGAAGTTGCCGCCGCCCTTGACGATCTCCCGACCGTCGAAGATCGGGGTGAGGAAGGGCGCGCCGCTCGGCCAGTCGGCGCCCCAGCTGGTGAGGGTGAGCGCGGGCTGGGTGGTGGTGCTGCCGACCTGGGTCTCGAAGTCGGAGTCGTCGATGCCGTTGAGCTGCAGGGTGATCCCGGCCTTGGCGTACGCCTGCTGGAGCGCGGTGGCGTCGGCGGCGTTGGTGGCGTTGTCGTACGCCAGCGACACGGTCAGCCCGTGCGGGTAGCCGGCCTGGGCGAGCAGCTGCTTGGCCTTGGCCGGGTCACCGGTGGCGCCGGCCGGGAAGTAGTCGTACGGGTGGTAGGCGGCGGTGAGGCTGGTGGGGTTGAACGTCGTTGCCGGGCGGGCGAGTTGCGAGCCGCCCTCGGCGTTGACGACGGCCGTGCGGTCCACCGCGTACGAGAACGCCTCGCGCACCAGCTGGTTGTCGAAGGGCTTCTTGGTGAGGTTGAAGGCCAGGTAGGTGGTCTGCGCGAAGGTGCCGCTGGCGGTGCGCTTCTTCAGCGCGGGGTTGCCGGCGATCTTCGCCAGGGTGGCCGGGTCCAGCGTGGTGTCGGTGGTGATGGCGTCCGCGTCGTTGCCGATGGAGGCGCTCAGCCGCTGGTTGATCACGGCGGGCGACAGGCCCAGGCTGATGTCGATCTTGTCGGGGCAGGCCAGCCGCTGGCTGTCGGTCGAGCGCGACCAGTACTTGTTGCGGACCAGGTCCAGCGACTGCCCCTTGGTGAAGGAGGCGATCGTGTACGGGCCGGAGGAGACCGGGTCGGTGTTGTAGTTCTTGCCGGTGTCCTTGGCCTTGGGGACCGGCGCGAACTGGGTCTCCGCCGCCAGGTAGGGGAAGTCGCCCTCGGACTTGCGCAGGTGGAAGACGATGGTGTCGGCGTCCGGCGTGGTGATCGAGGGCAGGTCCGGATCGGCGCCGTACGGGCCCTGGTAGTCGGCGCCGCCGACCAGCCAGTCGCGCAGGTACGGCGGGCCGCCCGCCAGCTGCGAGGAGAAGGAGCGCTCGACTCCGTACTTGATGTCGGCGGAGGTGATGGCCGAGCCGTCGGCGAACTTCAGGCCGGGCTTGAGGTGGTACGTCCACACGGTGGCGTCGGCGCTGGGCTCGCCGGTGTCGGTGGCCAGGTCGGGGACGACCTTGGTGCCCGCGGTGCCCGGGACGCTCTGCCGGGTGGTCAGGGTGCGGAAGAACAGCCGGGGAATGGCCCCGCCGCCGGAGGTGTACAGCTCGGCCGGGTCGTAGCCGGTGGGCTCCTTGCTCTGGTCCAGGACGTAGAGCGTGCCGCCCTGGCAGGTGGCCGGGGAGAAGGACGCGGCGCTGGTCGAGGTCGACGAGCCGGAGCCGTTGCAGGCGGTGAGCAGGCTGCCGAGGACGATGGCGGGCAGGCCGAGCAGGGCTATGCGGGCAGGGCGGAGCATGGTGGGAGGTCCTTGGACGAAGGGATGACCCGGGCAGGGGGCAGCGCGCGGCGGGGCACGCACGCAGAGAGGCAGCAAAGGAGTGGGCCCGTGCAGGGCGGGAGAAGCGGGGCGATCAGCCCGAGGCGGACATCAACAGAGGATGTCGGCGACACTGTGCGCGCACATGGCCAGCAGCACGACCCGGTAGGTCGTGGGCTGGGGAGCTGTGGCGTCGGTGTGCATGGCAGTGATCGTAAGCAGCGGTTCAGGGCCCGTCAAAGCGGGCCGACCCGATCGAAACGCACCACCTGCTGACGCCCAGTCATCATGGCTGGCCAGGAGCGTTGTTGGTGATTGGGCCTGACAGCAGCGTCCCAAAAGACCGTCCGCATGCTGGACAGAGCGGCGGTCGGGCCGGTTCACGGGGCCTCCGCGGTGACGCAGGCGTACAGCGGCAGTTGCCGCATGCCGTAGCGCTCCTTCATGGTCCGGTTGCTCCGGCCGCCCTCCACCCAGCTCTTGCCCAGCTCGATGGCGGCGCGGATCTCCATGGCCCACAGCAGGTAGTTCGGGCTGAAGCGGTCGACCGTGGCCTCGGCCGCGCCGCCCACCCACATGTGCAGCCGCTGCTCGTCCAGCAGCAGCACCGCCGCCGCCAGCGGCCGGTCCCCCTGGTCCACCCGGGCCACCCGGGCGTGCTCGCCGAGGCCCATGACGAAGTCGGTGAAGGCCGGCTCCGGGTACATGTCGGCGCTGCCGTACTTGGCGGCGGTCAGCCGGGTGAGCGCGCACACGCTCGCCAGCCGCGCGGGGGTGGGGGCCTCGATGGTGAGCGTGACCCCGGCCTCCTCGGCGCGCCGGGCGTACTGCCGCAGCGTCCGCCGGGTCCGGGTGCCCAGCGTCATCAGGTAGGACTCGTACGTGGGCGCCGCCTGAAGCGGCAGCTGGTAGCGGTCCACGATCGGCGCCACCCGCCAGCCCCGGCGCCGGGCCAGGGCGAGCAGCGGATCGTGCTCGGCGACGTTGACCAGCCCGGCCACGCCCGCGCCCTCGGCGATCCGCAGCTTCTCCAAGGCGTCCAGCAGCACCTCCAGCACCGCCTCGCGCTGCTCGGCGCCGGTCGGCAGCATCGGCACCCGGGTGTCGTAGCAGTACCAGCTGTGCCCCAGCAGCGCGGGCCGGTCCCCCGTCGGCAGGCCGGCGCCGGCCAGCGCGCCGTACGGGTCGCCCTGCTGCTGGAGGTAGCAGGGCAGCACGGCGACCGGGCGGCCGTCCTGGACCACCGTCAGGTAGCGGACGGCCGTGTACGGGCTCAGCGGGTGCTCCTGGTAGGCCCGCAGGTAGGCGGGGGTGTAGTGGACGGGCGCGGCGTCGGCGGCGACCACCCGGGCCCAGCCGTCCAGATCGGTCCCGTCGATGGAACCGGTGACCACCACCTGCATCCCGCTCACCTCTCGTCCGTCTCGTGCAGCCAGCCCGCCCGTACCATCGCCGCCAGGAAGCGCGGCCCGAAGCCGGGCGCCTGATCCAGCCCGGAGTCCAGCTCGGCGGCGCGGACCACCGCGGCGGCGTCGGCGCTGCCGTCGAC
Proteins encoded in this window:
- a CDS encoding ABC transporter substrate-binding protein, with product MLRPARIALLGLPAIVLGSLLTACNGSGSSTSTSAASFSPATCQGGTLYVLDQSKEPTGYDPAELYTSGGGAIPRLFFRTLTTRQSVPGTAGTKVVPDLATDTGEPSADATVWTYHLKPGLKFADGSAITSADIKYGVERSFSSQLAGGPPYLRDWLVGGADYQGPYGADPDLPSITTPDADTIVFHLRKSEGDFPYLAAETQFAPVPKAKDTGKNYNTDPVSSGPYTIASFTKGQSLDLVRNKYWSRSTDSQRLACPDKIDISLGLSPAVINQRLSASIGNDADAITTDTTLDPATLAKIAGNPALKKRTASGTFAQTTYLAFNLTKKPFDNQLVREAFSYAVDRTAVVNAEGGSQLARPATTFNPTSLTAAYHPYDYFPAGATGDPAKAKQLLAQAGYPHGLTVSLAYDNATNAADATALQQAYAKAGITLQLNGIDDSDFETQVGSTTTQPALTLTSWGADWPSGAPFLTPIFDGREIVKGGGNFNLAQYNDPAVNAQIDKINKITDYATAQQQWGDLDAQLGKLALTVPLYTGVDQVLYGSHVKNTYVDQWRGWYDIASVSVK
- a CDS encoding ABC transporter permease, translating into MTVIPDIPSGVAPADAVPPGNRPAGGAAAVLRRLWSRPGSRVALVAVALLVLAALAAPWLAGLEGQDPDTYHDELLNSVTGGSPLGSFGGISSHHWLGVEPTTGRDLFARLVYGARISLSVAAGATLGQLLLGLLVGLSAGLAGRRLDALLSRFTDLALSLPSLFFSIALLAVVPASFPRPLLLCIILAVFGWASTARIVRAETMVLREREYVSAALLTGAGTWWIARREILPGLVAPVVTYTALALPGNMVAEAGLSFLGLGVRPPTPSWGQMLSGATTWFQVDPTYVLIPALTLLLCVLAFTALGESLRVALDPRAARTTKVRTTGRVRTAKARATDADRTTAADRTNPAEEAGR
- a CDS encoding GNAT family N-acetyltransferase is translated as MQVVVTGSIDGTDLDGWARVVAADAAPVHYTPAYLRAYQEHPLSPYTAVRYLTVVQDGRPVAVLPCYLQQQGDPYGALAGAGLPTGDRPALLGHSWYCYDTRVPMLPTGAEQREAVLEVLLDALEKLRIAEGAGVAGLVNVAEHDPLLALARRRGWRVAPIVDRYQLPLQAAPTYESYLMTLGTRTRRTLRQYARRAEEAGVTLTIEAPTPARLASVCALTRLTAAKYGSADMYPEPAFTDFVMGLGEHARVARVDQGDRPLAAAVLLLDEQRLHMWVGGAAEATVDRFSPNYLLWAMEIRAAIELGKSWVEGGRSNRTMKERYGMRQLPLYACVTAEAP
- a CDS encoding ABC transporter permease, whose protein sequence is MTSFLLRRLFGALGVLLALSAVVYVVFYLIPGDPAVLACGKGCTAAQLQAVRHSLGTDRPIYEQYWTFLTTLVGGHSFNTGPTTVWCSAPCLGYSYQSSEPVTQMLLQRLPVDVSLTLGAAVMWLVLGIGAGLYSARRPGSLRDRATTFTVLALSSTPVFILALFLLVVACVWIQVLPFPTYVPITEDPLQWAQNLLLPWLAIALVSAATYARLTRSGVLETLGLDHIRTLRAYGWSERRIVTRHAVRGALPTLATMAAMDIGTTMAGAVFTETMFGLPGLGKLVVDSASSLDLPVVCGITLIAGALIILANTAADVLNAALDPRVRI